Genomic segment of Synchiropus splendidus isolate RoL2022-P1 chromosome 4, RoL_Sspl_1.0, whole genome shotgun sequence:
CACAACCTAGTTATTCCAACGTTACGACGTTTAATTTAAAGCTTTACGGCTAAGATCATGGTACATTAAAACAATACTTATGCAGTCTGTATCCTCCGATGCGTACGCGGGAGACAATCCAAGTTGGCGCTAAACAGAGGACCCCGTCGTGTTTACAGTGCATTCATAGGTGGCTTTACGATTGCCTGCCTAAAACCGGCGAGAACCAAGAAGGTTAAGTATATATATTGACAaaatttcttattttattataattgagATGAAGAATTTAGGGTGTGCATCCTGTTCTCTAAGAAATTAATGGGTGATACGTGTTATATTTACATAGCATTTATTCAGTCTCAACCGGATGTCAATGGGCGGAAGTGACTTCAGAGTTTCCTTTTGTATTCGGAAAGAAAAGTTTAATGGTGTgtgcatacatacatatatatatatatatatatatatatatatatatatatatatatatatatatatatatatatatatatatatgatggacACCATTCATATTTAATGCAGATGTGGAGTTAGGGGGTATTCAGAATGGTATTCTGAATTTTGACCTGCTTAGAAAGAACAAGATGGTTCCACAATTCTGAAGCCTGTTCTGGAAAGAATTGTCATGAAGAAAGACAACCACGCCGCCTGTGGAGAAGGTTCTTTAtaggtttatttttgtttgtcgtAAAGTTCAAAAGAAGCTTTTTACTAAACAAAGCTTACACATCTTGTATGGCATGAATTGCTCTTCTTCCCTAACACCCCAAAAGATCCAAGATAAATAGAGGTATATTTCATGATTTAACTGGTTGAGCTTCAATCATTCTTTCGGCCAGAAAAGGAAGTGACTATAAAATGTGAAGTTATGGCATCAACAGTGAGCACAAGCCTTCATTCTTGTGCAACTCAAATCAAATTAACagcaaaaaatgccttaaaaaatTACAGCGTTTTTCTGTGGGTTAAGAAGAGTTCAAACTGTTGACTGATccctgcaggagcagaagaagagaagcagaggaagacagagatTAAAGTGCTAAGATTGCTGCTGCGGTGGCTGTAGCGACGGCGGCATCTAGTTGATGCAGTCCATGATATGGATCTGGAGGGAGTCCAGGTCCGGCAGGATTTCGTTGCACTTAGGACACACATGTTCAGGAATGTTGTCTTGCCAGTCAGGACCTGACAGAGCAACATGGATGTCAATGAAACGCATGTGAATGAACAACTTCAGTCATGTGTGTGGTGTCTTACCTCGGCCCACTAGGGAGGACCCTGCTGCATTCCCTCCCACATGTCTCCTCTGGATCTCACTAAGTGACCGCCTGCAGAGAAGGAAAGAAATAACTTAAATCTTGACATGAAGTTTCAGGCAATGTGCCACTTCGAAAATGTgaatctccaaaaaaaaaaaaaaaacccaaaatattCATGGAACAAAAATAGAGAGTTATAGTTGGCAGGAATGGCAGGGAAACATGTTTGAAaagttaaaatatattatatataaatataagtaATAGAATATCAGTAAAAATATATAGGAACAACCTTAACTggaaataaattaaacaaaaaattatCAAACGTCAACAGCACACCGGCTCAGCGACTCCATCTCTTCCTGCAGCTGCATGTTCTGCTTCCTGACAATCTCCAACTGAGTAGCCAGTCGCTCTTTCTCCTCATGGAGTTTTGTTCTCGCTTCTCGCTCGGCGTAAAAGTCAGAGGAGTAGATCTCGGCCTGCAAGGAGACAATGACATGTCACCTTTCGTGGTTAACCATCTGAAGAAGTTTGTGCAGACCAAACCTGAGTCTTGTACACAGAGATGGTCTCCTCGTCCTTTTCCTTCTGGTAGAGCTCCTGCTTCATGATGTCGATGCGCTCTTGTTTGGCAGCAAGTGCCTTTTCTGCCTCAGTCaactgctcctgcagctgctctgccATCTCCTTCTTCACAAACTGACCCTACAACACCACCATCAGGCCTCACACTCACAACCACTTCTTCAATTGAGTTACCTCCCGCTTCTtgttctcctccttcagctcgCTGTAGTCTTCGAACAGTTTGGTGTACGCGTCTTTCAGCTGTGCCAAGTTGTTCCTGAGTCGAAGAATTGAACTTTTAATATGCTTAGAACATGAATATTGAAGTCACCAAGATAGCTGAGTGTCACTGTGTGTATGCAACTCGTAAACACAGTGACCCTCAAGGTGGGCAACTATCTTGTACTGACATTATTCAGTGTGATTATATGACACTGCAAGGCtaaaacattcaaataatatAAATGCTGTTTAAACCATTTCATAGCTAGGACAACGCTTCTCATCACTGTGGCAGTTAGTATTATAGTAGCTTCTCTTGACGCTTTAGACAAGCAAATAACAAGTGACATCTGTGCTAACAAAGTAGCTGGtatgataatgatgatgtttATACTGTTGCTAAAACACCAAGCATTAGTCTCCTGctcatgttttcctgctgtgtACAGTAGTTCTGTTTTCCAAGTATAAGAGTACTAAAAAAAGTTGACATTTTAGTAGCTAAGTGAGCTAAAATGCTATCACATTCAAAGCTGCAATAACACTGCATCTGATGTCAAGACAAAGCAAAGCCACATAATAAGGAGCCGAAGGCCCATTGCACATTCACAACATGGACATAGAACAGCAACATACAAtgccagtgtgagagtgtaGCTTCAGTTCTAAACTTGTCAATGTAGCTGAAGTCACTTCATTCTAAATTCACCATGTTTAAAAAGAGGGAGGTTGTAGAGATTTACATGGATGAAGACGACGACATTAGACTAACATCACATACATTGTAACACAAACAATAATGTATTAGAGGAGACTGAAACTAACTGTCAACATAACACCATTGCCAGTTTTGGGACCATAGTCAGCTCATTGTAAGGGAAACAAgagtaaaaaaatacatctgaaATGTGTATTTCAACTTGGATCCTGTAATGAGCATCTTTATcagcgtgacctctgacctctcatcCCCAGCCTTCCTCTGCTCGATCAGACTCTGTGCCTGCATGCTGTCCAGCTGCAACTTCAGCCGCTCATTCTCCTGCTGGACGGCCTGTTTCTGCATCAGCTGGGCCTTCAGGGTCACCACATCTTGCTCCACCTCCCGGTACCTTCACAGAGAGGACAGTTTGTTTctaattgtcaaaaaaaaatgctaaagtATGTCGGGGTTTTCCTCTACTAACTTGTCCTGCAGGTTCTTTTTCATGCTTTCCGCCTTGTCTAGCTTGATCTGAGCCTGCTGCAGCTCTTCGAACAGTGACCTCATCTGAGCCTTCAGGTTCTCCACCTCAGAGTTGGCC
This window contains:
- the optn gene encoding optineurin isoform X2, whose translation is MSSGAPVMNGDVARSPTQTGTLEDTLLMMNNLIRENRDLKVALRDSNQTMKERFDDLSAWRNKQLEERNFLESRLDEARVRIETLTLDNKEMKDKLEESERVAGTNANRPKPSSTAGPELETLKTLVARLQAEKNDLVAMNSELQLKADQESQEDFIEVIKVTDSSSSDGVSDSCESVRRRRPEWTSAMASRMDNEELTVSQLLQSLRNETKRAETLEAQLRASVAKIRELEEEKSKVMESTQTSLTPEVTQEEANSEVENLKAQMRSLFEELQQAQIKLDKAESMKKNLQDKYREVEQDVVTLKAQLMQKQAVQQENERLKLQLDSMQAQSLIEQRKAGDERNNLAQLKDAYTKLFEDYSELKEENKKREGQFVKKEMAEQLQEQLTEAEKALAAKQERIDIMKQELYQKEKDEETISVYKTQAEIYSSDFYAEREARTKLHEEKERLATQLEIVRKQNMQLQEEMESLSRRSLSEIQRRHVGGNAAGSSLVGRGPDWQDNIPEHVCPKCNEILPDLDSLQIHIMDCIN
- the optn gene encoding optineurin isoform X1, whose product is MKSINQRGAIMSSGAPVMNGDVARSPTQTGTLEDTLLMMNNLIRENRDLKVALRDSNQTMKERFDDLSAWRNKQLEERNFLESRLDEARVRIETLTLDNKEMKDKLEESERVAGTNANRPKPSSTAGPELETLKTLVARLQAEKNDLVAMNSELQLKADQESQEDFIEVIKVTDSSSSDGVSDSCESVRRRRPEWTSAMASRMDNEELTVSQLLQSLRNETKRAETLEAQLRASVAKIRELEEEKSKVMESTQTSLTPEVTQEEANSEVENLKAQMRSLFEELQQAQIKLDKAESMKKNLQDKYREVEQDVVTLKAQLMQKQAVQQENERLKLQLDSMQAQSLIEQRKAGDERNNLAQLKDAYTKLFEDYSELKEENKKREGQFVKKEMAEQLQEQLTEAEKALAAKQERIDIMKQELYQKEKDEETISVYKTQAEIYSSDFYAEREARTKLHEEKERLATQLEIVRKQNMQLQEEMESLSRRSLSEIQRRHVGGNAAGSSLVGRGPDWQDNIPEHVCPKCNEILPDLDSLQIHIMDCIN